The DNA segment AAATAAAAACATAGGAAGTAACACATGACTTCATCTGCCTCAAAGCCCTCTCAGGCTAACGCCCGAACCGTGTTCCGCGTCACAAGCGGTAACTTTCTCGAGATGTATGATTTTATGGTGTTTGGCTATTATGCCAGCGCGATAGCCGAAACCTTTTTCCCCACTCAAAGCCCTTTTGCCTCTCTCATGCTGACGCTGATGACGTTCGGCGCTGGCTTCTTAATGCGGCCATTAGGCGCGATTGTGCTGGGTGCCTATATTGACCATCACGGTCGCCGCCGAGGTTTACTGATTACCTTGGGCCTGATGGCGCTGGGAACATTAACCATCGCCTGCACGCCGTCGTACCACAGTATTGGCATGGCGGCGCCGCTGCTGATTCTGGCCGGTCGCCTGCTACAAGGGTTTTCAGCCGGTGTGGAACTGGGTGGTGTGTCAGTCTATCTTTCGGAGATAGCCCCAAAAGATCGCAAAGGGTTTTACGTTAGCTGGCAATCCGGCAGCCAACAAATTGCCGTTATCTTTGCGGCGCTGCTGGGCGTGGGATTAAATCAGTATCTTGGCAAGAGCGTGATGACGGATTGGGGTTGGCGCATTCCGTTTATCGTGGGTTGTCTGATTGTGCCTTTCTTGTTTTATATCCGCCGTATGTTGGAAGAAACTGAGGCGTTTAACCAACGCAAACATCGTCCAAGCATGAGCGAAATTACCCGTTCGGTTGCCAGTAACTGGCAGTTGGTTCTGGTGGGTATGTTTATGGTGGTGACCACCACGGTGTCGTTCTATCTCATCACGGCGTTCACGCCAACCTATGGCAAAACGGTGTTGCAGTTTACCGCTCAGCAAAGCTTTTTGGTCACGCTGTTAGTGGGGATTTCAAACCTATTCTGGCTACCGGTGATGGGTTCTCTGTCAGACAAAGTCGGCCGCCGGCCACTGTTGTTACTGTTTAGCGTGCTGATGTTGCTAACGTCTTATCCATCCTTGAACTGGCTGGTAGCGCATCCCAGCTTTGCGCATTTGATTGAGGTGGAACTGTGGCTGTCGTTTATGTATGCCAGCTATAACGGTGCGATGGTGGTATGCCTAACCGAAATCATGCCAGCAGAAGTGCGCGCTTCGGGCTTTTCCATGGCTTATAGCTTGGCAACGGCGATTTTTGGTGGATTTACACCGGCCATCTCCAGCTATCTGATCCACGCCACCGGTGATAAAGCGATGCCGGGGATGTGGCTTTCGGCTGCCGCGGCCTGTGGCTTAATCGCCGCGCTGGCGCTACCGGCAATCCAACGTTTGAATAGCAATCGAGCCGGCACGGTGCCTAGCGGCAGCGCGGTAGAGCCAAAGTAAGTTTCTCGCACCAAAAATGAATCTTCCCGACTTTTTCATCAAGAGAAAGTCGGGATTTTTTTGGCCTTAAAGCGGCCACAGCCACGCAGCACCGCGCACGCCGCTGGAGTCACCGTGTTTAGCTTTACGCACCGGCGTTTCGCATTCCCGTCCGAATACCCACGTTGAGATCAGCGGCGGCACCGTGGTATATAACCGGTCCACATTACTCATCCCGCCACCAAGCACCACCACGTCAGGATCGATGATGTTAATTACGTGGGCTAACGATTTTGCCAGTCGCTGTTCATAGTGAGTAATCGCACGCTCAGCCAGCCTATCGCCTTGACGAGATAACGCCATGATTTCAGCGCCCGCTAGCGGCTGACCACCTAAGCGTCGGTAGTCTGTTTCAAAGCCAGTACCGGAGATAAAGGTTTCAATACAGCCTGATTTCCCACAGTAGCAAGGAACCTCTTTCTGATACTGCCACTCGTCGTCAGTAAGCCAAGGCAAGGGATTATGTCCCCACTCGCCCGCAA comes from the Hafnia alvei genome and includes:
- a CDS encoding MFS transporter; translation: MTSSASKPSQANARTVFRVTSGNFLEMYDFMVFGYYASAIAETFFPTQSPFASLMLTLMTFGAGFLMRPLGAIVLGAYIDHHGRRRGLLITLGLMALGTLTIACTPSYHSIGMAAPLLILAGRLLQGFSAGVELGGVSVYLSEIAPKDRKGFYVSWQSGSQQIAVIFAALLGVGLNQYLGKSVMTDWGWRIPFIVGCLIVPFLFYIRRMLEETEAFNQRKHRPSMSEITRSVASNWQLVLVGMFMVVTTTVSFYLITAFTPTYGKTVLQFTAQQSFLVTLLVGISNLFWLPVMGSLSDKVGRRPLLLLFSVLMLLTSYPSLNWLVAHPSFAHLIEVELWLSFMYASYNGAMVVCLTEIMPAEVRASGFSMAYSLATAIFGGFTPAISSYLIHATGDKAMPGMWLSAAAACGLIAALALPAIQRLNSNRAGTVPSGSAVEPK
- the mak gene encoding fructokinase, with the translated sequence MRIGIDLGGTKIEVIALENNGQELFRHRIATPRDDYAKTVEAIAGLVELAEKQTGQRGSVGVGIPGTLSPFTGLVKNANSTWLNGQPLDKDLAKRLSREVRLANDANCLAVSEATDGAAAGAHLVFAVIIGTGCGSGIAIDGRVHAGRNGIAGEWGHNPLPWLTDDEWQYQKEVPCYCGKSGCIETFISGTGFETDYRRLGGQPLAGAEIMALSRQGDRLAERAITHYEQRLAKSLAHVINIIDPDVVVLGGGMSNVDRLYTTVPPLISTWVFGRECETPVRKAKHGDSSGVRGAAWLWPL